In Oryza sativa Japonica Group chromosome 1, ASM3414082v1, the genomic stretch cagaactgaaGAAAATTTAGCAAAACAACAATTTCAAAAAGAATCAACTGGGTGTTTCAGTTACTCCAGAAATTATCTGAAGTAGGAACCGGTCAAAAAAAATCGCAAGTTATTTTCTGACGAACAGAATAAGCCGCCGGCAACACAGTCGAATGTGCAACTGGACGAGTAGGAGTAGCAGGTGAACCGTTTACCGCAGCTCCGGTCTTTCGTGGACACAAATAAACCTAGCGTTTTCACTGTCATTAGCAGCTTAGCTGTACAACGACCGGCAAAGACTTCGTTTCTTCTGGCCTGGTTCATCGGACATTGCCATCGTATAGTCCAATTCTCGTGCAGCTTCCACAAACCTCGCTTGGAGTAGTAGCCGCGGAAACAACCGCGCGTTGCTGGAGAAacaggggaggagaagagatggGGGAGGACGCCCGCATGGTGCTCGCCCTCGCGCTCACCGCCGGCGTCATCGTCGCGCTGTTGTCTCTACTCGTGGCCGTTCTTgtccggcggtggtggcgacgccgcGAGTCCGTCGCGTCCAGCCGCGGCTTCGTCCTGTTCGGCATATGCTTCAATGACAAGGAGAGCCAGCAGCTGCGCATGGCCAGGCCGTCCTTGGAGAGGAACCGGCGGTGGCCGTCGCGGGAGCGCCAACCCGGCGAGGCAGAGGATGATGACCAGGAGCCGGACCAGTGCGAGCTCGAGAGGTGGAAGAAGATGTTCGGGGGCCCGGCCAGGAGCCTGTCCACGATAGACGAGGGGACGGAGAAGGGGACGACGCCGATCACCACGCCGGCGTTCTGCtcaccggcggcgtcgccggaccGAAGAGACGCCCGGTCACTCCAGACGATGTCCATCGCGGTGTAAAGTTGAGATTTACTTTTCGCTCGTTCAGAAAAACGACCAAAAAAAATTTACTTGTCATGTTGTTAGTTGCTAATAGCTGGTTCGATTCTTAAACAAATTGGAACTCCAAAGTAGGCTTGATATACGAATCATACAAAATACAGATGCTGATTAACAGATGAAGAATAGATTATTTGTTGTTTAAGTTGTTCTCCATCTTAGGCACAATATTAGTTTGtgaagtattattttttttccagtttCATGTCGCAGATGTTTCCTCAGTACAAATAGAGTGACACAATCTCACTGAGGATTGAGCACAGCGTATCATCGTACTATTTACTACTTAGTATCATCCTGCACACTTAGGCCCGGTTTGGCATAACTCCAAATCCAGGATTTCTTGTAGCTAGGTATTTCTAGCTTCATAAATCGATGGATCTAGATCTATGATTGTATTGATAACATTTGAATGAATCATTTTGAAACATACAATTTTCAACCACTTTAATTTAACTTATAAAGTCCACATCTAGTGTGGATCTGGAATCTGGAGCTATGTCAAACATGTTCTTAATCTCATAAGGGGCAATATAATGTAAATGCTAAATCTAGTTGTTGGAACAGGTAACAACCATAAACAACAAAAAATTGGCATGTATTCATTCTTCCCAATTTTATTCTTCTATTGCCAGGATTCATCAAAAGTTGACTGCCCAGCCTATTCTAGAAGTACTAATTCGATTACTAGTATTATTAACCATCAATGGGTCACAAACTTCCATCCACCccttaggaaaaaaaaggatCCAACTCGATCAAAATATAGTTCGCGTCAAAGGATACAAACACGGCTAACAAAGAATACAAGCTCTAATATTACATAGCAACATGATATCATTTTTTAAGAACCCCTGGGCCTTTCCATACATATCATCCCATGGAGCCGCCATCAGGGTTGTGGCGGCCCCGAGATCTCTTTGGCACCTCAACTACATCCACCGCGAGTAGATGTACTTTATCCGGTGACTACAATCCCTCGAATTGTGATTGGCTAGGTGACCGGTTAGTGGTGTTGTTTGTATAGAGGTAACAACCATAAACAAAGGAAATCTTCTGAGGACTGCAATGGTGCTCTGATGAGGCAAGGCGTCCAAGGTTTCCAAGAGGATtttatccttttctttctttcctccTCTTGGCAAATCGATGAGAAATTGGATCTAGCCAATGCCAGACAACGTTGGTCCTCTCTGTACACCTCCTCAACAATTAGCAATCTGTGATGAGTGATGATTAGTCCACTGAAGTCTTAGGTCTTCGATATCAAGCCCTTTCCATCCACTCGACGGAGGTGTCCCATTGGAGGCAACATTTCGTTAGACGGTTGTTCAATTTGCTGAGGTTGATGGCAATAATTCGGAAATGAAAACGTGGGTGGTCTCCTCTAGTGTCTTTGGGAAGAACGATTCAACGGCCACAATCAGTCATGACCAGTTCTATTCTGgttgcttttctctttttgcGGGCGTGGTGGCATTGGAGCAATTGTTACTGTTGGCAAGATCTCTATATGGTGAAAGCCCTAATACTCGTATTTTAATTTGGCCTATCTCGATCCGATAATGTTGGTGTTTGTTTGTCGACTTGCTTATTGTAGGTGTTGTGTTGGAGTTAACGCTGGATAAAAATCTCTCAGACTTGAAGTTGGTTTAGACGATATGGGGGGCAAATAACAGTTTCTTGTTAAGGTGTTGGTTTAAGGTGTAGGGCTGTCAATGAGCCGAGTACAAGCGAGCCTGGCTTTCTAGGCTCGAGCTAGACACAAGCTCGAGTCGAGCCTAATCCGTCTTCGAGCTCGGTTAGGCTCGCTAGCTCGACCGAGTATATGATAATGTATATTTTGATTATATTATAAATACTAATTATTTAAGTTAATAATACTAAATAAAAAGATTAAGATAACTtaaaattaatatataataccaacacatactaattttttaaataaatgtaTACTAATTTATCTTTTAACCTACTAGTCtgtcatataaaaaataaaagtacaTATACATCTAGCCTCGTGAAAAGCTTGAGCTCGGCTCGAAAAAGCTCACAAGCTTGAGGttaggctcgggctcggcttgttaagagctcgagccgagctcgagcagctCACGAGTCTCtagcttttttgacagccctagtAAGGTGTCACAAGGCAACATGATATGTCATGTTGTCTAGTTTTCTCTCTTTTATAGTGTTGCGtacttgttgttgttgctgcagaGATTAGATGTTTTCGTTGATTAATAAAACCTTCTATTATTTTAAAAGAGGAATAACCTAGAAATAAAACGGTTACACATTGAAACATGGCATTGATCCCCACAAATGTCAGATACTAAGGGCACCAGCCAGCCAAGCTTGACTGCTTCAGAGGAAAGAAAACTGTCTCCCATCCTCCTCTATCCATGAAGACACACAAGCACAAGTGTTGAAATTTAGCCGAAGATTTGATTCATTGATACTGCAGTTAAACACAACACTAAATAAAGTTGCACAATCGTTAATTCGTCATGGACGATCAAACTTCCTTTTGATTCAATTCgtttgaaaagaaaaacttCCTTTTGCTGTCTCGAAGATCATAATATACACAATGAACAATCTGAAGTCACCTATACGTGCAATGCAATGCTGCACCCTTCAGGGTCCAGTCCATCACATGAAGTCGTCGACACGGCAGCGCGTCGCCGTGAAccccatcgccaccgccgtcgcgttGCTCGGGTCGGGCACCCTGATGTAGCAGTCCACGTCCGGCCTGTACTCGACGCTGTCCACGAAGACCATCACCTTGAGACGCACCCTCATGTGGAGCTTCACGTTGATGTTGAAGAACCCTTCCTCCTTCTCCCTTccgaacgccgccgcgccggcgaggacgcccTGCCCGACGAAGCTCGGCCGGATCACCATCGTGCTCTTCCGCCCCTGCCGCGTCCGCGGGAAGTCGACGTACCCGAACCTCTCGCCGCCGTAGAGcaccaccgcctccagccgccggtACAGCACGGCCTGGTCCCGGTTCGGGTTGCGGATGCTCACGGCCACGGTGAGGTTGTACCGCAGCAGCTGGCCCCGCTtggcgccgtcgctgccgccgagcTCGAAGCGGGTGAGCTCGGCGGAGTCGACGTAGGCCTTGAGGGCGTTGGGCAGGGACACGAGCCAGAGCACCAGCGCCACCACGCCGACGGCGATGACCACGATCGTCAGCACGCGGATCGCCCTGCAGCAGAGCGCGTACGGGTCGGCGACgcaccggcggcgcgcggcggcggcggacagcgGCTCGACCGGAGGGAGAACGGGCGGGCCGTAGAAGGGCTGGTCGAGGTGGTCCACCTTGTGCTCGTGATTATTGGCCATTGCGTGATCACCCATTACCTGTTGAGAAGCgcattgatcgatcgatcttagGTAGGAGCAGTATATGTATGAAGCGTACGGATGTAACGCGTGTAGCGACCGAGATATGGATAGAAGTATAGAACGCCCGCGACGACTTGTGCGTGGGATTTTAGTGCGGAACAGGGGGTGCACGGCTATTGTTTTCAGGGGATACTGGCGCGCGTTGTTGGACTAAGGAGGCTGGGGATCGAACGATCTGCGGGTGGTGAACTGGTGATTGAAAGGGGCAACGGTTTAACGCTCGATGCATGGAATAGGGCGGCAGAGAGGAATAGGCGGCCGGCAGCGTACGTTGACGGTTGACACTTCGACAGTTAAGGTTTGACGAGCCGGTCTTTGTTTCCAGCGCTAACAAAATGATACTAGTAACCTGGTTCTATGTCATCACTAGCCCACCAAAGATGTGCGCATATCAGGCCCACCTGTTTCACAACTGTTgacgtcttcttttttttttccccaacGCACGGCATCAAAGAGGCACATACCGTctgttagagcatctccaacagcctagTCAAATAGCTCTCCAAGTCAAAATTTGGCTAActtgcacaaaaaaaaatctactccaACAAACTAGCCAAATGCCTCTCCAAGCCATCCGGCTGGCTAAATTCCCCACCAGACTAGCCAAAGTTGGCCAGCCAAAGCCGGCTAGccatatgtgggacccatgcctgtttcctctctttctccacGCGGCACGCACCTGTGGCCTCCATCGTCGGAGTCAGATGTGGAGTGACGAGGGCGCCGccgtcccgtcgtcgccgcggccggccaccgccaccccATCGTCTTCGcggccggccaccgccaccgccgagctccgtcaCCGCCCCCCTCTAGATCCGCTGTCGAGGTTGTcacgagccgccgcgccgagctaTGCCTCGAGTGTCGCCCCGGGTCGTTGTCGCGAGCCGCCGGCGTCTCGCCTCTTGCCTCCCAGCGTCGCCACACAACCGCGcacggccgcccgcctcctcgcgTCGCCGCACCACCGCGCGCAGCCGCCCGCCTCCCCGTGTCGCAGCACCACCACATGCGGCCGCCGTCGGCAACGggaaggaagaaggggagagagagagaagaagaatatgagtataggctgacatgtgggtccgttATTATTTTGAAGATGATTAATAGAGAGTCAGTTGAAGTGAGTATCTAGTTTGACTAGCTAAATAAGATGGGAAGTTAGCTATATGGGTGTTTGGAGAGTTCGAtttagagaggctgttggagatgctcttatacTGTACATCTACTGCACATGCAAGACAACTGTGGATCACATCATGCATTGAGCCGTTTGATGCAGACGAACTAGTGGAAAGATTGTCTTGATCTTGAACGTAGCTTCTAATATTGGCAATGATATGAATGCCTCAAGTTCAGTAAAGTCTGTCTCGTAGAAGAACTGGAAAGTTTTCGGGATAAACTTATAAAGAATTTTGCATGAAATCCAATGGATTACATATTTACATTGCAAACCATTCTAAGAGAATGCCTTATCAGGTGAAACCACCATCAAAATTTCTCGGGGAGGCAAAATAAGTCAATATTGATACTAGGAATGTGTTATACCCGGTTTACAGTCGAGGAATGAAAATCAGACTCCGACTATAACTGAAGGATAAAGTATAGACTTTTTCCTTGAAACATAATAGTTACCTACTGGGCTACAACAGGACCACCGAGGTGGACCATGATCATGGGCCACCATGATACGTGGGTGTTGTCAACTCACTGGGCCATGCTAGCCCATACAATTGGTCATTTTAACTGGGCCATTTCGAATTAACAGTTTTTTCGTCCGTTTGATTCCTTCTTCTTTTTAGACTGATTCACAGATTTTGGTGACAGCAATCCAGAcgaaggattttttttagtgTACCTTTGGATGGATATATACCGCTGAGGAGATGAGATCTAAGGGTGGAAATTCGTTACTACTACATCTAGTATAGGGCTGTAGTAGTGTAGTAGAAggataattttgaaaaaaattattgtgGCATTCTTGTAATTCAACACTAAGAGAGGGTGTAATCCGTAATTGCACATATATTGCGATGGGGCCGTCCTGTTTATTTCTTGATGTGTTTTGGGGAAGATTAACCAGCGTCTGCGGCGGCGTGAGgaaaggccggcggcggcgaccagatcgttatttttttttttatcttcgaCCAGATCGCTACTGATTAATTACCAGCGTTCGTGTGAACAATAATTTCATGGATTAGTTAGCTCCTGGACATTGCTGAACTACAAACAGTGTTGAGATCAACAGAGCATTAGTTCCAGGCCGTGCCATTGTTTCTTGCCGcggtttttttcttctcttaatTTCGCATGAAGATGTGCATTTCCCAGTTTCATGAAACAGACAaacaaaagttaaaagtttacagTTTTATTCCCAGTCCATCTGAAATGAATGGCCAAAGCTCCTGCCATCCgtttcggtaaaaaaaaaatgtcagcgCAAAAGTTAGTGAAATGCATATTAGATTCTGTTTTTAGAAGAGAATTCAGAGCACTGAAATTCAATTTCCATGGGTTTTGAAAATACAGGGCAATGaactgaagggggaaaaaatTATAAGCTAGCAGTGCAATATACAGTACTGTCAGAATTGTGATCTTATTACATTTAAACTACCTTACCCTTTTATTTCTTCTACGGTTAAATTTGAGGGTACAAAAATCTCAAGGTGTAATCATGAAGAACAAAATATGAGCCACCAATGCAATTTTCAGTACGACTACTTTCagggaaactgttttaatccctcgaggggatatcccctcgttctttgtatgtcacttaaatggttataaaaaaaattgaaaaaaattgggaaggtgtattaacatgtgatataatactccacaaacatacaagttcaaattcaacttctacatctcgtaacgaaaaaaacaaattgaaccgcagctagttaacgtatatccagagttaaatttgtttttttcgttgcgagatgtagaagttgaatttttacttgcatgtttgtggagtgatatatcacatattaatacatcttcttaatttttttcaaatttttttataaccatttgagtgacatgcaaacaacgagaggatatcccctcgagggatcaaaatccTCTTCCCTACTTTCATGCACTTCCATGCCTTCTGTAATACTGAAAATCTGAATCACAGAAACTGCAACGAATTCGAAACCAAAGCAAAACACTTCATTTCTTCTCCTCGCAGAGATTCTCAACATCAACTGATCTCCTGGCGACAATGAATTCAGAGATGGCAATATCAACTGTTCGTCTGCTGCAACATAGGAAATATATGATGCAGTTAGACTGTGTAATAATTTTTAGAAAACATTGAATTTAACATCCATCATATGTAAATTATATAAGCCCAAGTTGAAAAACAGTGCATGGGGAACTTACACAGTAATTACAAAATCACAAGAAGTCTCACCTTTTTGTAACTCTAAAGATACATCTAGTTTTCAAGAATATATCAACAAAGGGAAAATCATTATAGAACTTATATCCTTTTGCCTCGCTTCTAAACTCCTTGGTTATCACACTTTTATACTTTGCAACCTCCTCCAAACTAATGTGATTGTCAGCCATTCCAAATTTCTGCAATTCATATTTCCAAAGTTCAACTGTTAGTCAAACCACAAAATTTAATACAACCAAAATGTACTTATATGGGCAAATGATGAATCTTAAAAATTCCACATTTAGAGTCATCTAGTATACTAAGCTTATACGGCTGTTATGTGTACAGCGATGGCAGAAGTATACAGTAAATCACAGTTTAAGGGCTACATATATGCACCTGATCAGGTAAGTTCAGGGTTAATTTCCTATAACCAATTATACCCATATATAGATTTATAACACAACTACATTCCCAATAATCGAATGATTACACTCCATTGTGAATCTGACAATTTCTGTTTTCATAAATAACATCAAGCTATAAGTTTACAGCTAATAACTCCAATCTAATAGCATATATAGCATCAAATTTAATCTAGCACAGTTCACACCATTCAAACATTATTGTATTTATGTAATCGCAGCAAAGATCAAACACCATTCAAACAATCCTGTATTCCTCTAATCAATAGCAAATACTTCAGACCTGTCTTTCTCTATTCTATAGCAGCTAGCAAATCCTGAAGACCTTAAACTACGACGGTAATTAATCGATTAGGGAAATGGATAATCTTGCTCAAAAAGAAGCCTTCCTAAAGTTTTTTGCTGAGCAGCTGCTGCATTACCTGAATA encodes the following:
- the LOC4324789 gene encoding uncharacterized protein; amino-acid sequence: MGEDARMVLALALTAGVIVALLSLLVAVLVRRWWRRRESVASSRGFVLFGICFNDKESQQLRMARPSLERNRRWPSRERQPGEAEDDDQEPDQCELERWKKMFGGPARSLSTIDEGTEKGTTPITTPAFCSPAASPDRRDARSLQTMSIAV
- the LOC4324790 gene encoding NDR1/HIN1-like protein 10, with amino-acid sequence MGDHAMANNHEHKVDHLDQPFYGPPVLPPVEPLSAAAARRRCVADPYALCCRAIRVLTIVVIAVGVVALVLWLVSLPNALKAYVDSAELTRFELGGSDGAKRGQLLRYNLTVAVSIRNPNRDQAVLYRRLEAVVLYGGERFGYVDFPRTRQGRKSTMVIRPSFVGQGVLAGAAAFGREKEEGFFNINVKLHMRVRLKVMVFVDSVEYRPDVDCYIRVPDPSNATAVAMGFTATRCRVDDFM